The segment TACACGTGCCAGTCGCTCACGGGCGAGCCCGTGTAGAAGCGGCCGTTGATGGGCGTGTTGCCGGAGTAGCCCGGGCCGTGCAGCGCGCCGGACACCCAGTCGCCGTAGCCGACGTTCTCCATGATGTCGAGCTCACCGCACGCCGGCCAACCCACCGTGTTGATGTCGTTGCCCAGCATCCAGAACGCCGGCCACAGGCCCGCGCCCACCGGCAGCTTGATGCGCGCCTCGATGCGGCCGTGGCGGAACTCCCGCTTGCCCGCGCTCTCGATGCGGCCGGAGGTGAACGGATAGCCGTTGTTGGTCTTGAGGTGCGCGGTGAGCTTCAGCGTGCCGTTGCTCACCGACAGGTTCTCGGACGCCGTCGTGTACTGCTGCTGCTCGTTGTTCACGTGCACCGACGTGTTGGGCGTCCAGTTGGACGTGTTGAGGCTGTTGCCGTCGAACTCGTCGCTCCAGACCTGCACCCAGCGGTCCTCGCTACCGCCGCCCACGATGCCGAAGGAGAACGCCTCCCAGCAGCCCACGCTGGCCCGGTTGGCGTACAGCGGCGCGGTGCTGCCCTGGTTCGCGTCCGCGGACACGAACTGGCCCGTGCTCTTGGCCCTCAGGGCCACGGTGCCGTCGGGCTGGGGCACCCAGGTGAAGCGCTCCCAGTCCCCCAACGCCGTGCGGAAGCCCGTGACCTGCCCGCCCGCGTTCGGATCCGCCGACACGTACAGCCCCGTCTCGCTCACGCGCAGCGAGATGAAGTCATTGCCCGCGTCCCCCACCACGAACTGCTCCCAGCCCAGGAAGCTGTCGCGGTTGGCGACCAGCGGCGCGTTGGCGTGGATGTTCCGGTCCGCCGACACGTACTTCTGCGTGGCGCACGCCTTGAGCCACACCGTCCGGCCCAGCGGCGCCGCCGTGGCCGACCGCTCCTGCGTGACGAGCGCTTCGGGCGTCACCGCCTCCGGCTCCGTCGGGGCCGGAGCCCCGCCGCACGCCGTCAGCCCCACCAGCATTCCCAGCGCCCACAGCCCCTGCGTCCTGCTCGGTCTCGATGCCAAAGCGTCCTCGAAGTCGGGCCCGGACCGGGATGGGGTCCGGGAGTTGTTAAAGTCGATTTGTACGAAAAACCAGTAAAGCGCAAGGATGGCTTGCTGCCGCGCTGAAGCAGCCCGGGGACACGGGCGGCCTCCTCTGGAAACCCGGGTTCCGCCCCGTGAGGACCGGGTGGGGTTGGGTAGGCGCGGGACTGTTGACTATCCTTCTTTCCATGCAAAAGCGAACTACCTTGAAGCTGGGTGTGTTGCTCGGCGTCGCGCTCGCGGTGGTGCCTTCGGGGGTGTTCGCGCAGGGGCGCCCGTCGCTGGTGAACACGCGCATCCGGACGCCCTTCGGCTCGAACGGACACTCCTCGACGGTGGATGGCCGCGTGTTCGTGGGCAACATCCGGGAGGACTCGGCGACGACGACGACGACGTGGGTTGCCCGGGTGTTCCGTCCGGAGGCGGTGACGTACGACGCGGCGGGCAAGCCGTCGTTCTCCGCCGCCTTCTCCGCGGGCAGGACGGTGGACGTGCGCAACGGGGAGAACGCGCTGGCGTTCTGCTTCCCCGACCCGGCGAAGCCGTACACGCTCTCCAACGGCGTCGCGGTGTACCAGCCGTTCCTCTTCGACTCGCAGATGTTCAACGGGGACAACATCTTCCGCCGCCGCCCGGTGGACGTGCGGGTGTCGCAGCCGTTCACGCCGCAGGCGGAGGTCTCATCCTTCACCACCGGGGCGCTGACGCGGCTCACCACCGTCACGGGCGCGGCCATCCGGGGCATCGAGCCGACGATGACGTCCGACGGGCGGCTGCTCATCTACCAGGGCGGGCCCGCGAACAACGGTGGCATCGACCACCTGATGTACGCGTACAACCCGACGCCGTGCGCGCCGTCGGGCTGGAGCAACCCGCGCCCGCTGTCGATGATGTTCAACGATCCGGACGCGGGCGTGAAGCGCTACCCGCTCGCGTGGAAGCGCCTGAAGGCGGCCACGGGCGAGGACTTCGGGGACACGACGTCCGGGGCGCTGGTCCGGGGCGCGTACGCGTGGGTGGACCACGAGGGGCGCAACCTCGTCTACATCGCCGTCACCTACACCGATGGTGCGCGGCGGGAGGCGGTCAGCGTGGTGGGCGCGGACACCAACTGGACCGCGTACCACATCGACGGGGCCATCAACACGGACCGCATGGACCTGGCGCACCTCTTCTACTCCGGGCCGATGTGGAACTTCGAGCAGGAGCGCCTGCCCTCGCAGAGCTTCCCTCCGGGCCAGAGCAACGAGGCGCACTACCTGCCGGTGACGAAGACGCACGACGTGCTGGCGCTCTTCGGCAGCAACACGTCGGACTACAACGAGGTGGACCTGGGCGAGCTGATGGACCCCTTCTCCCTGCTCTTCCTGCCCATGAACGAGCTTGTCACGCGCGCGGGCGCGTACGACCTGACGCGCACGCCGGACCTGTCCGGCCACTTCTTCACCGGCACGCTCAAGGGCACTGCCTCCATCTCCCCGGGCAACGCGGTGACGCGCTCGCCCGCGGACTCGCTGTGGCAGCCGCACGGCAAGGGCAAGGCGCTGATGGTGCCCGGCGGCGGCGCGCTCGCGGTGGACCTGACGGACGCCTCTGGCACGGTGCCCGGCGTGGGCGGACTGGTGCGGGGCCTGTCGGTGGAGTTCGCGGTGCGGCCGGACGCGGACATCCAGACGGGGTGCACCACCGGCAATCCCTACCGCTACCTGATGCAGAAGTCTGGCGGGCTGGACGTCATCTACGAGGCGAGCCACCGGGTGCAGTTCTCGCTGGTCGTCAATGGCCAGCGGGTGCGGCTGGGCGTCAGCCCCGTGCTCCCCGTGGGGGAGTGGAGCCACCTGGCGTACACCTGGGATGGCGCCACCGGCGTCTTCAACGAGTACCTCAACGGCGTGCCCACGAACCGCGCGCTGCCCGTGGCGCCGGGGACGGCCCGGCTGGGCGCGGGGACGCTCTACATCGGCGCGGGGGCGAACCTGGACGCGCAGCGCTGCCCGGTGAACGGCGAGGGGTCGTTCCGGGGAGCCATCGACGAGGTGCGCCTCTTCACGCACGCGCGCTCCAACCGGAGCATCTGCATGACGGCGCACGGCGCGAACTGCCGCGAGGAGGCCATCCAGCACACGCCCTCCGCGGGTCAGTTCGCGATGAGCGCGCAGGCGCCGGCCTGCACCGGCACGGCGGCGCTGAACACCCAGGCCTGCGCGTCCGCGATGCACCGGGGCTGCGCGCAGCGGGGCGCGGGGGACGCGATGGCGAACACCTCCAACACCTGGGACACCATCATGCAGCTCGTCAGCAACCGGCCGCCCATCTCGCTCGCGGGGGCTCCGGTGGCGTCCACGGCCACGGACCTGACGGTGGCGTGCGCGCCCATCCAGCACCAGAGCGTGGCGGTGACGTTCGAGGAGCTGGCGCGCATCCACGCGGGCTGCACGGATGAGCGCGTGGTGACGGGCACGCACTGCACCGCCGCGGCGCACCGCTTCTGCAACAGCCAGGGGTGGACGACGGGACAGGTGTTCGAGGTGACGTCCCGGCCGTGGGTGGGCTGCTTCAACTCCGGGCTCCGGACGGACGTGGAGAAGTCCGTACTGGGGCCGGTGTCCAACCTGGGCGACTACACGCTCCCGGGCTCGCGGTTGGAGGTGAGCCAGTGGTGCCGCGCCAGGGGCTACGGGGCCGGCGTCGTGCAGGAGATTCCCAGCGCCACCAAGGCCCACGTGCACTGCTTCCAGCCGGCGGTGACGGCCACCTGGAAGTACGCGCCGTAGGGGCCCGGAGCGCCGCTGGGGCCGGTGTGGCTCCAGCGGTGCACCGGAAGTTCGCGCGCGGAAAAGCGCTACACGCGCTCCAGGATGGTGGCGATGCCCTGCCCACCGCCGATGCACATGGTGATGAGCGCGGTCTGCTTGCCGGTGCGCTCCAGCTCATCCAGGGCGGTGCCCAGCAGCATCGCGCCGGTGGCGCCCAGCGGGTGGCCCAGCGCGATGGCGCCGCCGTTGACGTTCACGCGCTCCGGGTCGATGCCCAGCGCGCGCGTCGTCTGGACGACGACACCCGCGAAGGCCTCGTTGATCTCCCACAGGTCGATGTCGCTGGCCTTCATGCCCGCAAGGCGCAGGGCCTTCTCGCTCACTGGCGCGGGCGCCGTGAGCATGAGGAGCGGCTCGGTGCCCAGGGTCGCCATCGCGCGGATGCGGGCGCGGGGCTTGAGGCCCTTCTCCTTCACGTAGCGCCCCGAGGCCAGCGACACCACGGCGGCCCCGTCCACGATGCCGCTGGAGTTGCCGGCGGTGTGGATGTGCTGGATGCGCTTCGCTTGCGGGTAGGCCGCGAGCGCGATGCCGTCCAGCGTTTCTCCGTTCGGTCCGACGACCGTGTCACCCATCGCCACGAACGCGGGCTTGAGCGCCGCCAGCCCCTGGGCGCTGGTGTCCGGGCGGGGGAATTCGTCGCGCTCCAGCAGCACCGCGCCGGTGCCAGGGTCCTTCACCGCGAAGAGCGACCGGGCGAAGCGGTTCTCCTCGATGGCGCGGGCCGCGCGCTGCTGCGAGCGCAGCGCCAGCGCGTCCACGTCCTCGCGCGTGATGCCCTCCAGCGTGGCGATGAGGTCCGCGCTGATGCCCTGGGGCACCTGGAAGACGCGCTCGCGCAGGCGCACGTTGCCGCCGTCCTGGCCGCCGCCGTCCGCTCCCAGGGACAGGTGCGACATGCTCTCCACGCCGCCGGAGACCACGAAGTCCATCGCGCCGGAGGCCACGCCCATCGCGCCGAAGTTCACCGCCTGGAGCCCGGAGCCGCAGAAGCGGTTGAGCGACACGGCGGACACGTCCTGCGGCCACCCCGCCGCCAGCACCGCGTTGCGCGCGATGTTCGCGCCCTGCTCGTTCACCTGCGACACGCACCCCGCGATGACGTCCCCCACCTCGCGCGCGTCCCAGCCGCCGCGCCGCTGGAGCGCGTTGAGCGCCTGCGCGAGCAGCTCCTGCGGGTGCAGCCCCGTGAGGGCGCCCTTGCCCATCTTCCCGCGACCTCGCGGCGTCCGGACGGCGTCGATGATGTAGCTGGTCGTCATGCGCGGCTCCTTGGATTTCGAATGTAATATTACGCTCGTAATTTTCAAATCAAGGCAAGCCGCCTGGAACGACGACGGGCCCGGCGCCTGGGTGGCACCGGGCCCGTCGCGGGGGAGCGAAGCGTTGGGGTGGGGACCTATCCTGCGACCCGCAGGGACAGGTGGACGGGGGTGGGGTGCGCCAGGTTGTCGCTCACCGGGCAGCGCGTCTCGATTTCGCGCTGGAGGTGGAGGAGCTGCTCCGGGGTGGCGCTGCCCTGGACGTGGATGGTGGCGGTGAGGGACTGGTAGCCGGCGCGGACGTTCGCGTTCGTGCCGGCGAACTTCGCGGGGTTCAGCGAGCCCTGCACGGTGATCTCCGTGCCCGTCACGGGGATGCCCAGCTCGCGGGCGATGTAGAAGGTCATGTAGTTCAGGCAGCCCGCGTGCGCGGCGAGGACGAAGTCGAGCGGGCTGGGCGCGCCGTTGCTGCCTCCCAGCTCCACGGGCTCGTCCATGAAGATCTTGAACGCCTGCGCCTCCGTGGTGCTGCGGGCCATGCTCTCCCCCACGGTGCGGACCTGTCCGGTGTACAGCGGCTGTGTCATGACGTTTGCCTCCTGACCTGGATACGAACGCACGAGGCCATCCCGGTCGTTCACCGCGGAGTGCGTGAAGACGTCAGGCGCCGCGCGGCCCTCCCGGCCCGGTAGGGTCATCAGGGCCGTCGCTCCTCGCGTGCCTGTCGGGACGTGTAGAGCCGGTGCAGGAAGTCGTAGAGGACCAGCTCCTGTGCGCGGGCGGCGGTGCGCAGCAGCCGGTTGGTGTGCATGTGGATGAGGCTCTCGGCCACGCGCTCCAGTGGCTGCGTCAACGCACCCTCCAGGGCGTGGGCGCGCAGCCGCGCGGTCACCTCCGCCTGACGTTCGGAGCGGCGGCTCAGCGCGGCGAGTCCCGGCGCGAGCAGCCCGTCGGAAGGCCCCGTCCGCCACAGCATGGACTCCAGTTCCTGACGGTGCGTGCGGAACCGCTCTCCCAGCCTGCGCTCGAAGGCGCCGTCCACCTGGAACTCCTGGCCGTAGCCCTTGCGCAGGCCCGCGAGCAACCGGCAGCGGTCCTCCAGATTGAAGTCCAGGTCGCCCAGCAGCCGGTCGATGCCGCACAGGAGCAGGCGCCAGCGTGCCTCCGCACCGTCCTCCCCCGCCACCGTGTCGAGCAGCTCCAGCGCCGTCTCGCTGTCCATGTGGAACAACCGCTCCGCGAGCGGCAGGCCCGCGTCGCCGCCATAGCGCTCGACCTCGCGCTCGTAGGTGTCCACCTGCACGCGGTGGACGACTCCGTCCCGTCGCAGCGGGCGCAGCAGTTCGTGGAGCCGCGACAGCACGTCCGTGTGAAGCCGTCGCGGGTCGCCGTGGAAGCGCACGCGCAGGTGCCAGTCCGGGTCCCCGTAGCGCAGGAAGAACCACTGGTGCGCGGCGCCAGAGGCCAGCGCTTCGCGGGCGAGTGGCGCCACGGCCTCCGTCAGCACGCGCTCCGCGAGCGCCGTCCCGGTGTAGAGCTTGACGTACAGCCACTCGGAGCCGGGCGGAAACGACCGCTCGAGCCTCGGGGGCTTCGCGAGCCGCGGTGCGGGCGGAGGCGCGGACGGGGCGTCGCGCACGAAGGGCACCACCACCTCGTGGACGAAGCTTCCTTCGGGCCCCCGCACGCACAGGTCCTCGTCGGTGGGCAGCTCCACCAGGACCACCTCCGACTGGTGCCGCACCAACTGGACGAAGGTGTCGATGCTGAGCACGTTGTCCAGGTCCACGGGCAGCACGTTGTCGCGGTCCTCCAGGCCCACGGTGCGTGGGAGCCCCAGGCGCGCGCGCAGCCGCTGCGCTTCACGGAAGCGCTCGGCGCCCTCCAGTGCTCCAAGCGCGTGGAGCGTGGGCGCCTTGATGCGCCAGCGGGCGCGGTGGAGCACCAGCCCGCCGTGCGTCACGCGGGGAAGGTACGCGCTGGTGGCGAGCGGCCCCCAGTTCCACCGCAGGCCCGGGCTCACGCCCTGCTGCTGGAGCGTGCCCAGGAAGGTGTAGGGCCGCAGGTGCGAGCGGCCGAAGTTGTGGACGTGGGTGACGCGGGGGAGGACCTCCCGCCCCAGGCTCGCGGAGCGCAGGACGATGCGGGAGCCCTGGACGCGGAGGTGCAGGTCCGTGAGCGGGAGCTGTTGCTCCGGCGGCGCGCCCGAGCGTCCCAGGAACACCAACTCGTGGTCGCGCAGCACGGGCCGGCAGAGGATGTTGCCCACGCGTCCCTCCGGCAGGTGCACCACCTCCGCGAAGACGGCCTCCGGCCGCAGCGCCTCCTCCGCGCGCAGGTGCGCCGTCACGTGCCGCAGCAGCTCCGGGTCGCCATGGCAGAAGCGCCCGAGGAGCGCCGCGCCGGAGGGGCCAATCATCGAATCGAACACGAGCTGGAAGCGCCCCGCGTCCACGTCCTCCTGGGATGCGGCCAGCACGGTCGCCATCACGGCGAAGGCGTCCGGCAGCGGCGAGGGCCGCGGGTTCTCCAGCGCCTCCAGGTCCGCCGCGTCCAGCTCCAGGGGGCCGCCCGTGCGCAGCACCTCCGACAGCCGGTAGTTCAGGTGCGCCCAGGTCTTGCCCCAGGCGACGCGCTCCTCGGCGGGAGGGGAGGGGAAGGCCAGGTCGCGCAGCAGGGGGGAGGCCTCGGCGGCCTCGGGACTCGCCAGCTCGAAGCCCACCCCCACGTCCTCATCCAGGGCCTCCAACAGCGGGACTTCGCGCTCCTCGTAGCGTTGGACGAAGGCCTCGCGGAAGCGCCGCAGGCTGGGTGACTCCGACGCCGGGCTCAGCCGGTGCAGCAGGGCCACGCCCCGGGCCATCGCGGCCACCACCCGGGGGCCCAGGCTCAGCGCTTCGGTGGGTTTGCGCAGGTCCACCTGGAAGAGGCGGTTGGGTTCGACGGGGGCGGGGAGGGCCTCCAGTCCCTTGGCGAGCGCGCGGTAGCGCGACGGCTCCACGCCTGGCGGTGCGTCATCCAGCGCCGCCAGGGCGTCCTGGACGTGGTGGAGGGTGCGGACGGTGTCGGCCAGCGCCGGCACGGCCTCCAGGCGCGCGAGCAGCTCGCGCAGTGGCTCCGGCCCGGTGACGAGCGGCGCCAGGTCTGGAAGGAGCAACTGGTGCTCCACGAGCATGTCCACGTAGCCCCGGGCCTCGTCGGAGGACACGTCGGGGTCGGCCTCCACCAACGCCTGGACGAGCGTCGCGAGCGACGCCCCCCCACGGGCTCGCTCCAGCGTGGCTTCCAGGTACGCGGTGGGCTCCACGCCGACGAGCTGGTAGGTGCGCGAGCCTCCGTCGCGGCGCGACTCCGCGTAGCGCAGCCTCCCCGCGGCCCGGTACAGGCTGGAGTTGGGCCGGTAGCGCAGGGCTTCGCGCAGCACGGGCAGGCCCGCGAGCTTGTCCGTCAGGGCATCGACGTAGTCCATGTCCAGCCGCGTGTGACGCCGATACGACTCGCGAGGGGACAGCACCAGCCGCGTCATCCCAGCGAACGTGCCCAGGCTGTTGCCGGCGAACAGCCCGAAGGGCGTCGCGCGCGAGGCCATGCGCTGCCAGTAGCGCACCAGTGTGCGCTCCAGCTTCTGGCCATGGGGGCTGTCCGGAGCGTGCGTCCACGCGGACAGGTGCTCGTCAAGCGAAGGGGATGCGAGGAACAACGCCTCACGAACTTCCGGGCGGGCAATCGCCGCCGAGAGCCTGTCGCGCAGGAGGAGGCGATCCGCCGCGAGCGCTGCTTCCTGTTCGGCGACCGGGGCCTCCATGAAGTGGAGCGCCTGGAGGCCCTCGCTCCACGCGCGCAGCGCATCGAAAGGCAGCAGCGGGGTGCGCAGGACGAAGAAGCCAGAAGGGGCGTGGCCCGGAAGGGGAGGACGGTGGGGCGTCATGGCGCATCCGGGGCGGGGTGACGCAGGGACATGAGCAGCATGCGGTCCCAGGTGGGCTCCTCGGAGGTGGTCGCCGCGAGCAGCGCCAGGGCGATGCCGGTGGCGCCCGCGAGCAGGCCCGGGTGGTCGGTCCAGGCCTCGGCGTCACCGTCGAAGCGCTCCAGCGTCCGGAACCCGCCCACGCCCGTGCCTGGCTGTCGGTGCACGGTGAGCAGCCGCGCGAACCAGAAGCGGGAAGCGGCTTCGAAGACGGCCTCACCCGTCGTCTGGAAGAGCCGGTTGTAGAGGTGCGCGAGTCCCGCGGCGCCATGGCAGAGGCCGCCATCCTGCACGGCGGTGACGTCCGTCCAGCGATGCGTGGACTCCCGGCAGAGCGCGAGCGCCTGGGCCTCCCACTCCACATTGCCCACGGCGCGCGCCAGCGTGTGCAGGCCGAGCGACACACCCGGATCGCCGTAACACCACGCGGGACGGCGCGGCCAGGTGAGGGGCTCATCCTGGAGGCCCACGCGCGTGGGGAAGCGCGCGGGCTCCGAGTCCTTCCCTCGCCGGGCCATGAGCCACGTCCACCCACCGTGCAGCAGCTCGCGCGCGGAAGCCTCCGCGACCCCGGAGGCCACCGCGCCGCCGAGCACGGTGAGCACCCCTGCGATGCCGTGCGCCATGCCCAGGTTGAAGCCTCCCTGGGGCTGCTCCTCGCGAAGCCGTGGCTCCACGTGTCCAGGCAGGGTCCTCCACCGCCATCCTTCCGATGTGGGCTCCGCCAGCTCCCCCAGCCGGGCGACCACCGCTTCCAGGCATTGCCGCGCGCCGACGCGGGGAAGCCGCTCCAGGGCATAGACACCCATGCCGACCAGTCCACTCACCAGGTCGTAGCGCTGGGTCCAGGGCCGCGTCTGGAGGAAGTCCCCGAGCGCGGCGTCGATGTCCGTCAGCGGATCCGCGTCGGGTGCCTCGGAAGGACGCTGGACGTGTTGGACGGCCCAGGCGATGCCGGCGAAGCCGTCATAGAAGTCAGGGCCCAGGGTCTCGGAGGTCAGCGCCCCGGTGGCGCGCTCCAGCAGGACCTCCGACGTGGCGCGATGCCGGGCGTCATCGTGGGCCCGGGCGAGCGCGTCGAACAGCACGGCGCGTCCCGCGTCCCCCCGCGCGAGGGAGGCCGCGAAGGGCGGCGTGGGGTGTGCGTGCTTCAGTGCTTCAACCAGAGGATTCAACACCGCCACCGCTTGCGCGTGTTCAACGCCTTGCAGCAAGGGCTTCCATGGCGGCGTCCTTCGCATGTCGTCGGACCTGCTTTCTGGAAAAGGCCGCTGGAGCTTCATTCCCTCGCAGGCACCAGGGAAATGAAATTCAGCGTTTGGAGGTTGTGCCGGGCAGCACTTGTTTGCTTGGGAGGCAGGTGTTTGACTGGGAACACCTGACAGCCTTCGTCAGGTGTTGAGAGCCAGCAGGTTGCCGCATTGATTCCAGGTAACGCCGTCGAGCATTGAAACGAAAGGCGATGTCATGGACAAGCAGGACACCCAGAAGCCGAAGAAGCTGAGCCTGAAGCGTGAGACCGTCCGCCTCCTGTCGAATCCGGGTGGCGAGTCGAAGGAGCGCAAGGAGCTGACGACCCCGCGTTGTACGGAGTTCGGTCCGAACTGCGACTTCTGACGTTCCTCACGGTCCCTCGGGCCGTGAGGCATTGCCGGAAGGGAGCGCAAGGCTCCCTTCCGGATTCACGGGCGGGAAAGTCGGCGGGTACCTTGGCCTCTCAACAACGGCTCGTCCTGGCCATCGCCGTCCTGGCTTCGCTCGTCACGTTCCTGGACGCGGCCATCATCAACGTCGCGCTGCCGGCGATGGTCCGGGAGCTGGGCGGAGGCCTCACGCTCCAGCAGTGGGTGGTGGACGCCTACCTCATCACCCTGGGCTCGCTGATGCTGGTCGCGGGCTCGCTGTCGGATGCCTTCGGGCGCAAGCGCATCCTGGGGCTCGGGCTGCTGGGCTTCGGTGCGACGTCGCTGCTGTGCGCACTGGCTCCCACGGGCCCCGTGCTCATCCTCGCGCGCGGGCTCCAGGGCGCCACGGGCGCGCTGCTGGTGCCGGGCTCGCTCGCGCTCATCGTGTCCTTCTTCTCCGGCCCCGAGCAGGCGAAGGCCATTGGCGCGTGGACCGGCTGGACGGGCGCCGCGTTCATCGCGGGGCCGCTGGTGGGCGGAGCGCTGGTGGACACGGTGGGCTGGCGGTGGATCTTCGGCATCAACGTGCTGCCCATCGCGCTGACCCTGGTGTTGCTCGCGCGGCTGGTGGAGCCGCCCCGACCGGCGGGTGCTCACATCGACGTCCTGGGCGCCGTCCTGGCGTGTCTGGGATTGGGGGGCCCTGTCTACGCGCTCATCGAACAGCCGAAGGTGGGTTGGACGCACCCGTCGGTCCTGATCTCCCTGGGCCTGGGCGTGCCGGCGTTCATCGCGTTCCTCGTGCAGGAGCGGCGCACCCCGCATCCGATGATGCCGCTGGGCCTGTTCCGCGAACGGAACTTCTGGGTGGGCAACCTCGCCACCACGGCCATCTATGGGGCGCTGTCGCTGGGCATGTTCGTCATCACGCTCTTCCTGCAGGAGGTGGGCGGCTTCCGCGCGACGACCGCGGGCCTGGCGCTGATGCCGACGACGCTCATCATGCTGCTGCTGTCGTCCGTATTCGGCGGACTCTCCGGGCGCCTGGGGCCCCGGTGG is part of the Corallococcus soli genome and harbors:
- a CDS encoding family 16 glycosylhydrolase, translated to MASRPSRTQGLWALGMLVGLTACGGAPAPTEPEAVTPEALVTQERSATAAPLGRTVWLKACATQKYVSADRNIHANAPLVANRDSFLGWEQFVVGDAGNDFISLRVSETGLYVSADPNAGGQVTGFRTALGDWERFTWVPQPDGTVALRAKSTGQFVSADANQGSTAPLYANRASVGCWEAFSFGIVGGGSEDRWVQVWSDEFDGNSLNTSNWTPNTSVHVNNEQQQYTTASENLSVSNGTLKLTAHLKTNNGYPFTSGRIESAGKREFRHGRIEARIKLPVGAGLWPAFWMLGNDINTVGWPACGELDIMENVGYGDWVSGALHGPGYSGNTPINGRFYTGSPVSDWHVYRTEYSSTDIKWFVDGVLVKTTTRGEVERYGAWAYDKPLYIILNLAVGGGYPFGLNGATTPYYGVPQSTANLIRNTPQTMEVDWVRAYQWR
- a CDS encoding lantibiotic dehydratase, whose translation is MTPHRPPLPGHAPSGFFVLRTPLLPFDALRAWSEGLQALHFMEAPVAEQEAALAADRLLLRDRLSAAIARPEVREALFLASPSLDEHLSAWTHAPDSPHGQKLERTLVRYWQRMASRATPFGLFAGNSLGTFAGMTRLVLSPRESYRRHTRLDMDYVDALTDKLAGLPVLREALRYRPNSSLYRAAGRLRYAESRRDGGSRTYQLVGVEPTAYLEATLERARGGASLATLVQALVEADPDVSSDEARGYVDMLVEHQLLLPDLAPLVTGPEPLRELLARLEAVPALADTVRTLHHVQDALAALDDAPPGVEPSRYRALAKGLEALPAPVEPNRLFQVDLRKPTEALSLGPRVVAAMARGVALLHRLSPASESPSLRRFREAFVQRYEEREVPLLEALDEDVGVGFELASPEAAEASPLLRDLAFPSPPAEERVAWGKTWAHLNYRLSEVLRTGGPLELDAADLEALENPRPSPLPDAFAVMATVLAASQEDVDAGRFQLVFDSMIGPSGAALLGRFCHGDPELLRHVTAHLRAEEALRPEAVFAEVVHLPEGRVGNILCRPVLRDHELVFLGRSGAPPEQQLPLTDLHLRVQGSRIVLRSASLGREVLPRVTHVHNFGRSHLRPYTFLGTLQQQGVSPGLRWNWGPLATSAYLPRVTHGGLVLHRARWRIKAPTLHALGALEGAERFREAQRLRARLGLPRTVGLEDRDNVLPVDLDNVLSIDTFVQLVRHQSEVVLVELPTDEDLCVRGPEGSFVHEVVVPFVRDAPSAPPPAPRLAKPPRLERSFPPGSEWLYVKLYTGTALAERVLTEAVAPLAREALASGAAHQWFFLRYGDPDWHLRVRFHGDPRRLHTDVLSRLHELLRPLRRDGVVHRVQVDTYEREVERYGGDAGLPLAERLFHMDSETALELLDTVAGEDGAEARWRLLLCGIDRLLGDLDFNLEDRCRLLAGLRKGYGQEFQVDGAFERRLGERFRTHRQELESMLWRTGPSDGLLAPGLAALSRRSERQAEVTARLRAHALEGALTQPLERVAESLIHMHTNRLLRTAARAQELVLYDFLHRLYTSRQAREERRP
- a CDS encoding OsmC family protein, which codes for MTQPLYTGQVRTVGESMARSTTEAQAFKIFMDEPVELGGSNGAPSPLDFVLAAHAGCLNYMTFYIARELGIPVTGTEITVQGSLNPAKFAGTNANVRAGYQSLTATIHVQGSATPEQLLHLQREIETRCPVSDNLAHPTPVHLSLRVAG
- a CDS encoding acetyl-CoA C-acetyltransferase yields the protein MTTSYIIDAVRTPRGRGKMGKGALTGLHPQELLAQALNALQRRGGWDAREVGDVIAGCVSQVNEQGANIARNAVLAAGWPQDVSAVSLNRFCGSGLQAVNFGAMGVASGAMDFVVSGGVESMSHLSLGADGGGQDGGNVRLRERVFQVPQGISADLIATLEGITREDVDALALRSQQRAARAIEENRFARSLFAVKDPGTGAVLLERDEFPRPDTSAQGLAALKPAFVAMGDTVVGPNGETLDGIALAAYPQAKRIQHIHTAGNSSGIVDGAAVVSLASGRYVKEKGLKPRARIRAMATLGTEPLLMLTAPAPVSEKALRLAGMKASDIDLWEINEAFAGVVVQTTRALGIDPERVNVNGGAIALGHPLGATGAMLLGTALDELERTGKQTALITMCIGGGQGIATILERV
- a CDS encoding LamG domain-containing protein, whose product is MQKRTTLKLGVLLGVALAVVPSGVFAQGRPSLVNTRIRTPFGSNGHSSTVDGRVFVGNIREDSATTTTTWVARVFRPEAVTYDAAGKPSFSAAFSAGRTVDVRNGENALAFCFPDPAKPYTLSNGVAVYQPFLFDSQMFNGDNIFRRRPVDVRVSQPFTPQAEVSSFTTGALTRLTTVTGAAIRGIEPTMTSDGRLLIYQGGPANNGGIDHLMYAYNPTPCAPSGWSNPRPLSMMFNDPDAGVKRYPLAWKRLKAATGEDFGDTTSGALVRGAYAWVDHEGRNLVYIAVTYTDGARREAVSVVGADTNWTAYHIDGAINTDRMDLAHLFYSGPMWNFEQERLPSQSFPPGQSNEAHYLPVTKTHDVLALFGSNTSDYNEVDLGELMDPFSLLFLPMNELVTRAGAYDLTRTPDLSGHFFTGTLKGTASISPGNAVTRSPADSLWQPHGKGKALMVPGGGALAVDLTDASGTVPGVGGLVRGLSVEFAVRPDADIQTGCTTGNPYRYLMQKSGGLDVIYEASHRVQFSLVVNGQRVRLGVSPVLPVGEWSHLAYTWDGATGVFNEYLNGVPTNRALPVAPGTARLGAGTLYIGAGANLDAQRCPVNGEGSFRGAIDEVRLFTHARSNRSICMTAHGANCREEAIQHTPSAGQFAMSAQAPACTGTAALNTQACASAMHRGCAQRGAGDAMANTSNTWDTIMQLVSNRPPISLAGAPVASTATDLTVACAPIQHQSVAVTFEELARIHAGCTDERVVTGTHCTAAAHRFCNSQGWTTGQVFEVTSRPWVGCFNSGLRTDVEKSVLGPVSNLGDYTLPGSRLEVSQWCRARGYGAGVVQEIPSATKAHVHCFQPAVTATWKYAP
- a CDS encoding MFS transporter; protein product: MASQQRLVLAIAVLASLVTFLDAAIINVALPAMVRELGGGLTLQQWVVDAYLITLGSLMLVAGSLSDAFGRKRILGLGLLGFGATSLLCALAPTGPVLILARGLQGATGALLVPGSLALIVSFFSGPEQAKAIGAWTGWTGAAFIAGPLVGGALVDTVGWRWIFGINVLPIALTLVLLARLVEPPRPAGAHIDVLGAVLACLGLGGPVYALIEQPKVGWTHPSVLISLGLGVPAFIAFLVQERRTPHPMMPLGLFRERNFWVGNLATTAIYGALSLGMFVITLFLQEVGGFRATTAGLALMPTTLIMLLLSSVFGGLSGRLGPRWFMAAGPCLAGVGFLLMLNVGTPLNFWTQMLPGVGVFGLGLTMTVAPLTAAVLGSIRSEQAGIGSAINNAISRVAGLIAIALTGLIVGPRLDVAGFHRVMLTTAVLLILGGVISAVGIRNPPRKA
- a CDS encoding lanthionine synthetase C family protein; protein product: MNPLVEALKHAHPTPPFAASLARGDAGRAVLFDALARAHDDARHRATSEVLLERATGALTSETLGPDFYDGFAGIAWAVQHVQRPSEAPDADPLTDIDAALGDFLQTRPWTQRYDLVSGLVGMGVYALERLPRVGARQCLEAVVARLGELAEPTSEGWRWRTLPGHVEPRLREEQPQGGFNLGMAHGIAGVLTVLGGAVASGVAEASARELLHGGWTWLMARRGKDSEPARFPTRVGLQDEPLTWPRRPAWCYGDPGVSLGLHTLARAVGNVEWEAQALALCRESTHRWTDVTAVQDGGLCHGAAGLAHLYNRLFQTTGEAVFEAASRFWFARLLTVHRQPGTGVGGFRTLERFDGDAEAWTDHPGLLAGATGIALALLAATTSEEPTWDRMLLMSLRHPAPDAP